A window from Drosophila nasuta strain 15112-1781.00 chromosome 3, ASM2355853v1, whole genome shotgun sequence encodes these proteins:
- the LOC132788014 gene encoding large ribosomal subunit protein eL39, which produces MAAHKSFRIKQKLAKKLKQNRSVPQWVRLRTGNTIRYNAKRRHWRRTKLKL; this is translated from the exons ATG gCGGCACACAAATCGTTCCGTATTAAGCAAAAGCTTGCTAAAAAGTTAAAGCAGAACAGATCAGTTCCACAATGGGTTCGCTTGCGCACAGGCAATACCATTAG GTACAACGCTAAGCGCCGTCACTGGAGACGTACCAAGTTGAAGCTGTAA
- the LOC132788013 gene encoding probable protein BRICK1-B codes for MSGAHREAIQKQIHQDWANREYIEVITASIKRITDFLNSFDMSCRSRLAVLNEKLTTLERRIDYLEACVTQGETLT; via the exons atgagCGGAGCTCATCGAGAAGctattcaaaaacaaattcatcAGGATTGGGCAAACCGAGAATACATTGAAGTCATCACAGCAAGCATAAAAAGAATCACAgactttttaaattcatttg aTATGTCCTGCCGATCACGATTAGCGGTGCTTAACGAGAAGCTTACAACTTTGGAACGACGTATAGATTATTTGGAAGCCTGTGTAACTCAAGGCGAAACGCTGACGTAA
- the LOC132788011 gene encoding uncharacterized protein LOC132788011 — protein sequence MDFIDDFIEEYKSNPCLWKADSVDFRNRTRRQEAYMRLIAVATKHGELYNVERTKQKINNLRCAFRHQLRKYNEVKKKGEKYEPYCPKRRYFESLMFLKDEEIPEKKSKQTDNNQPLQQQSTDNNVMVQQETYEEFSDAESLPKQQMKNNDTHTHNSKLSPSTSANEFCANLFEEVEVDPIISIQTVNSNNNQTNQSATIKEVDVILPADNSSSSIICDRRKSVNTSTNNAANEKLNLVEQQNTVDVNREKQLSTTRQKYIKSNRKRSLSGSSQLSDTDAPMGKCRAAGISNIDFERLFQLAFKNADNQLDDHFTNFGKIIAHKLRSMDNAQAIYAEKIIADVLYQGQMKMLSTLSITQFLSVDNTTVYVESHPK from the coding sequence ATGGATTTCATTGACGACTTCATTGAGGAATACAAGAGCAACCCATGCTTGTGGAAAGCCGATTCAGTTGATTTTCGGAATCGAACCAGACGTCAAGAAGCATATATGAGGCTGATTGCAGTGGCAACTAAACATGGAGAACTGTACAATGTTGAAAGAACTAAGCAAAAGATTAACAATCTAAGGTGTGCATTTCGTCATCAGCTGCGCAAGTACAATGAAGTGAAGAAAAAAGGTGAAAAGTATGAACCGTACTGCCCGAAGCGGCGATACTTTGAATCTCTCATGTTTCTGAAGGACGAAGAAATCCCAGAGAAAAAATCAAAGCAGACTGATAATAATCAACctttacaacaacaaagtacAGATAACAATGTCATGGTGCAGCAAGAAACATACGAAGAGTTTTCCGACGCCGAAAGCTTGCCGAAACAGCAGATGAAAAACAACGATACCCATACGCATAATAGCAAATTATCGCCCAGCACAAGCGCCAACGAATTCTGTGCCAATTTATTTGAGGAAGTCGAGGTGGATCCAATTATCAGTATTCAAACAGTTAATTCGAACAACAATCAGACCAATCAATCGGCAACAATAAAGGAGGTGGACGTTATATTGCCGgcagacaacagcagcagcagcattatATGCGACCGAAGAAAATCAGTAAATACCTCGACAAATAATGCtgcaaatgaaaagttaaatttaGTAGAACAGCAAAATACAGTTGATGTGAATCGCGAAAAGCAGCTTTCAACCACCcgtcaaaaatatataaaaagcaatAGGAAACGCTCATTATCGGGATCTTCGCAACTGTCAGATACAGATGCTCCAATGGGAAAATGCAGAGCTGCCGGCATTTCTAATATTGACTTTGAGCGGTTGTTTCAATTGGCATTTAAAAATGCCGATAATCAATTGGACGATCACTTCACAAATTTTGGTAAAATCATTGCGCATAAATTGCGATCGATGGACAATGCACAAGCGATATATGCGGAGAAAATCATTGCCGATGTTCTTTACCAGGGCCAGATGAAGATGTTATCGACATTAAGCATAACTCAGTTCTTAAGCGTAGATAATACAACAGTCTATGTAGAAAGTCATCCAAAATGA
- the LOC132788010 gene encoding UDP-N-acetylglucosamine--peptide N-acetylglucosaminyltransferase 110 kDa subunit — MHAQGQGQQTQQHSSTHSLLQQPQNHLSNNNAVGKSNENPSLSSVGLLELAHREYQAVDYENAEKHCMQLWRQDSTNTGVLLLLSSIHFQCRRLDKSAQFSTLAIKQNPLLAEAYSNLGNVYKERGQLQEALDNYRRAVRLKPDFIDGYINLAAALVAARDMESAVQAYITALQYNPDLYCVRSDLGNLLKALGRLEEAKACYLKAIETCPGFAVAWSNLGCVFNAQGEIWLAIHHFEKAVTLDPNFLDAYINLGNVLKEARIFDRAVAAYLRALNLSPNNAVVHGNLACVYYEQGLIDLAIDTYRRAIELQPNFPDAYCNLANALKEKGQVKEAEDCYNTALRLCANHADSLNNLANIKREQGFIEDATRLYLKALEVFPDFAAAHSNLASVLQQQGKLKEALMHYKEAIRIQPTFADAYSNMGNTLKELQDVSGALQCYTRAIQINPAFADAHSNLASIHKDSGNIPEAIQSYRTALKLKPDFPDAYCNLAHCLQIVCDWTDYDVRMKKLVSIVAEQLDKNRLPSVHPHHSMLYPLTHEFRRAIAARHANLCLEKVHVLHKQPYIFARELPSDGRIKIGYLSSDFGNHPTSHLMQSVPGLHDRSKVEIFCYALSPDDGTTFRHKISREAEHFVDLSVMPCNGKAADQIYNDGIHILVNMNGYTKGARNEIFALRPAPIQVMWLGYPGTSGASFMDYIITDAVTSPMELANQYSEKLSYMPYTYFIGDHKQMFPHLKERIIVCDKQQSSVVDNVAVINATDLSPLVENTEVKEIKEVVANANKPVEITLKVAELPSTTQIVSMIASGQVQTSLNGVVVQNGLATTQTNNKAATGEEVPQNIVITTRRQYMLPDDAIVYCNFNQLYKIDPQTLQSWVVILKNVPKSVLWLLRFPAVGEQNIKKSVSDLGISSDRIIFSNVAAKEEHVRRGQLADICLDTPLCNGHTTSMDVLWTGTPVVTLPGETLASRVAASQLATLGCPELIARSRDEYQDIAIRLGTDREYLKALRAKVWKARVDSPLFDCSQYAKGLENLFSRMWKRFQRNELPDHIAAE; from the exons ATGCACGCTCAAGGACAGGGTCAACAGACGCAGCAGCACTCCTCGACACATTCCCTactgcagcagccacaaaatcATTTATCTAACAACAATGCAGTtggaaaatcaaatgaaaatccATCGCTGTCCTCTGTCG GACTGCTGGAGTTGGCGCATCGTGAATATCAAGCTGTAGATTATGAGAATGCGGAAAAGCATTGTATGCAGTTATGGCGACAAGACAGCACCAACACCGGAGTGCTATTACTCTTATCatcaattcattttcaatgtagACGACTCGATAAATCCGCTCAATTTTCGACTTtggcaataaaacaaaatccaCTACTTGCAGAAGCATATAG CAATCTAGGAAATGTTTATAAGGAGCGAGGACAGCTGCAAGAAGCATTAGATAACTATCGTCGAGCTGTGCGATTAAAGCCCGACTTTATCGATGGATATATTAACTTGGCGGCTGCTTTGGTTGCCGCTCGCGATATGGAGTCGGCAGTGCAAGCTTATATAACAGCATTGCAATATAATCCC GACTTGTACTGTGTGCGCAGCGACTTGGGAAACCTGCTTAAAGCTCTAGGACGCTTAGAGGAAGCGAAG gCCTGTTACCTGAAGGCAATTGAAACCTGCCCAGGGTTTGCCGTCGCATGGAGCAATTTGGGCTGTGTGTTTAATGCGCAAGGCGAAATCTGGCTAGCTATTCATCATTTTGAAAAAGCTGTAACTCTCGATCCCAATTTCTTAGACGCATATATTAACTTAGGAAATGTGCTTAAAGAGGCCAGAATTTTCGACAG ggCTGTGGCTGCATATTTGCGAGCTCTAAATCTATCACCCAACAATGCTGTGGTTCATGGCAACCTGGCGTGTGTCTATTATGAGCAAGGCCTTATTGATTTGGCCATCGACACATACCGGCGAGCAATTGAACTGCAACCTAACTTTCCCGATGCTTATTGCAATCTGGCAAATGCGCTCAAAGAGAAAGGGCAG GTCAAGGAAGCGGAAGATTGCTACAATACAGCTCTGCGACTTTGTGCCAACCATGCCGACTCACTTAACAATTTGGCAAACATTAAGCGTGAACAAGGATTCATTGAGGACGCCACGCGTCTTTATTTAAAAGCTCTTGAAGTGTTTCCCGattttgctgcggcacactcGAATCTAGCATCGGTGTTGCAACAACAAGGCAAACTGAAGGAGGCCCTCATGCATTACAAGGAAGCAATTCGCATTCAGCCCACGTTCGCCGATGCCTATTCCAATATGGGCAACACTTTAAAGGAATTGCAGGATGTCAGTGGTGCACTGCAATGTTATACGCGAGCTATTCAAATTAATCCGGCCTTTGCCGACGCGCACAGCAATTTGGCCAGCATTCATAAGGATTCGGGAAATATTCCCGAAGCCATACAATCTTATCGTACAGCACTCAAACTAAAACCAGACTTTCCCGATGCATATTGTAATCTGGCGCAttgtttgcaaattgtttgcgaTTGGACGGATTATGATGTTCGTATGAAGAAACTTGTGAGCATTGTAGCAGAGCAATTGGACAAAAATCGGTTGCCCTCGGTACATCCGCATCACTCAATGTTATATCCATTGACGCATGAATTCCGGCGCGCGATCGCCGCAAGACACGCAAATCTCTGCTTGGAAAAGGTGCATGTGCTGCACAAGCAACCATATATTTTTGCTCGTGAATTGCCAAGTGACGGTCGCATTAAGATTGGCTATTTAAGCTCTGATTTTGGTAATCATCCTACCTCACATTTGATGCAGTCAGTGCCAGGTTTGCATGATCGCTCCAAAGTTGAGATTTTCTGCTACGCCCTCAGTCCTGATGATGGTACAACGTTCCGGCATAAGATTAGCCGTGAAGCTGAACATTTTGTTGATCTTTCCGTCATGCCCTGCAATGGGAAAGCTGCTGATCAGATCTACAATGACGGCATCCACATTTTAGTGAACATGAATGGTTACACCAAGGGCGCACGAAATGAAATATTCGCATTGAGACCGGCCCCCATTCAAGTGATGTGGCTTGGCTATCCAGGCACAAGTGGTGCTAGTTTTATGGATTATATTATCACCGATGCTGTAACCAGTCCCATGGAATTGGCCAATCAGTACAGCGAGAAGCTTTCGTATATGCCTTACACGTACTTCATTGGCGATCACAAGCAAATGTTTCCGCATCTTAAAGAGCGTATCATTGTTTGCGACAAGCAGCAATCTTCCGTTGTCGATAATGTTGCCGTCATCAATGCCACGGACTTGTCACCTTTGGTTGAAAACACTGAAGTAAAGGAGATCAAAGAAGTcgttgcaaatgcaaataaaccGGTCGAAATTACCCTTAAAGTGGCGGAGTTGCCAAGCACTACACAGATTGTGTCAATGATAGCTTCTGGTCAAGTGCAAACATCATTGAATGGTGTCGTCGTGCAAAATGGTTTGGCTACGACTCAGACAAACAATAAGGCAGCAACGGGAGAGGAGGTTCcacaaaatattgttattaccACACGTCGTCAATATATGCTACCCGATGACGCTATagtttattgtaattttaatcAACTTTATAAAATCGATCCCCAAACTCTGCAGTCCTGGGTGGTTATCTTAAAAAATGTACCGAAATCTGTGTTGTGGCTGCTTCGGTTTCCAGCGGTTGGcgagcaaaatattaaaaagtcTGTCAGCGATTTGG GTATTTCTTCTGATCGAATTATATTCTCAAATGTGGCCGCCAAAGAAGAACACGTTCGCCGTGGTCAATTAGCTGATATTTGCTTAGATACTCCTCTGTGCAATGGCCATACAACATCAATGGACGTTCTATGGACGGGAACCCCAGTTGTTACCTTACCCGGCGAGACATTAGCTTCCAG AGTTGCTGCATCTCAATTAGCTACGCTTGGTTGTCCAGAATTGATAGCGCGCAGCCGAGATGAATATCAAGACATCGCAATTCGCTTAGGTACGGATAGAGAATATTTAAAAGCTTTGCGAGCTAAAGTATGGAAAGCACGAGTCGACAGTCCACTGTTCGACTGTTCACAATATGCCAAAGGCTTAGAAAATCTGTTTTCGCGCATGTGGAAACGATTTCAAAGAAATGAACTACCCGATCACATTGCAGCAGAATAA
- the LOC132793668 gene encoding integrator complex subunit 1, with product MDRNKMNASNRGQKKALMGGEQLYALGTKAVRDDAKSKILPIKGMPGSSNSNDRKREAPTALTSHASKRFRGNIKDGTTDMTPTTSTSGVAQYEVWEQVAVDCDLATVLESIYTAIEQNDNEAVVRFICGIIRQATSTSLSSRPKVDNIAYLTLLYLAKVHPNYFNNDVVTYALLSFLRRESNVKMRYNVNLHIILTNLLTRGYADVSQWPEVLLRTYIDDAVNERFWADNDCCAPFVKNICATFGTRTPHLSLLRWDANTTVASGQAHRDNVTVDDDSGDNSTQSLDASPYMQGDVDQTTDNLCTVKRRFSDTTVQKLVSDAIRDQLNKRQQQDNYTRNFLKFLCTTSGIAEVRCLSISRLELWIHNGKLVKFAQQLLSYICFNIKGKSTQDNEVLLVLIKMRLKTKPLINHYMSCLKEMIHLQPDILSTIMKLVVQNELSNTRNPNNMGMLATMFQTSPDQSAVNLAEIYQEFVLQRDDCLRTLRVFLRELVRMLRFDVNLVKFCKTFLSERDELNQQIEHFEFKERIFHSMVDLVCLCMFLSATPQAREGSLSLKTNRDVKNNQALIKLYNQMSQIQLDAVSWMYETVPNIFKIQGNEYNQALHKLLLLENAEQYSRCDQWPSEPERAAILRIISETPIHEETLLRIILIGITKDIPFSIANTFDILLLVIKRVSGMKATDFPAVQANKFDIIDFLFSMSEYHHPENIRLPSDYEPPKLAIMAFYWKAWLILLMISAHNPSSFGAFCWDHYPTMKMLMEICITNQFNNVVPHKDELQIITVERDHILQFETYLAAQTSPHAVITEENAILITQLMLMDPMGTPRKVPNLVLEQLKYLNQTFKLGHLFCRCRKPDLLLDIIQRQGTTQSMPWLSDLVQNSEGDFSHLPVQCLCEFLLFNAHNINEENSRDAELVTFIRNLIMDSNYNNHIVCEVLDYIFRRLSSTVKQSRVAALAGLKIIFNNSGRYEHEWLLKSIQQIPHFMEAKAFIIPQLRAACQVENCPDLIMAYIQFITAHTLNDPVNEMLDHVIDMAQLIVERSTMFQHIIISQEDYDLQPDENRIQTLKCLFVVFNNYIIKLREFHEPYEWTEYPDLLMVQFDDGVQLPLHINIIHAFIILLTYSNSNMPESIPILDYWFPPGRPAPVAFLPNMPQDQIQLLPDWLKLKMIRSSVDRLIDAALNDLTPDQIVLFVQNFGTPVNSMSKLLAMLDTAVLEQFDLVKNAILNKAYLAQLIEIQQARGAKNGHYTVQALDLHSHSLTVPDLPKLNTQTQENLLITEYQPISPELPNKAATFSELSAILLDKADQRAIPNKETRKVVHNMLDIAVSPTKLNSEVLQTIHNVLDQPAWDQRKDKKHKCSINATRDSCTILRTYFSCKLDPDFYRLTEGTFNTTIRCRQNKIPSVKDDFLNELFNDSLSAMLQSSQQLHFAKFKAKHSLPETKKIVREMMRGFEYPMGESNSNLNEQGQYYKIFKNGLFIDWLAEADPEIVSTKLFKEKFLFSKSCSEFRFYLLSLINHQTNWDTIEGIAQSLFKDYKDDKDFSTVLNYFEALTTNPKLWKGRDKYMSKNVQPNSFFKLDSKELEPFVHFILFEGISELSTANYDFKLCSRMTLLFKLTEKRKDLMVKVVEYVEKSSVSEALKHQLLQQLYIMYPRIKFLKSCNAVGQTHKLQSLKGCQFDKISNNLITCLGSLTAKKDFETLSTDTELLLRKLAASHPLLFLRHLGVLSSIMQGRAQNSMKALREEHHFHRFVQILRTLELLQPTIYEDTYKNEIQTTLTCYFTFFKHHSSVKEACQMLAKFVQILQAYINCNPSSALLFIEQYVGILSELSVKYTSMIELQTLVQSVALLQHKSNNSSELDDEDVKFEYELDGHADTKPKAVVSELDSMEGNLNAQEVVGRGSFSVLTLGSYNKANFSDVSPHFLDLIKVIKQSHIEDVILGPLQEMECLTSKRFVFINELFERLLDLIFSPSAQIRSIAFIILIRHLKHNPGNSDINQCTLNAYIQCLRDENSSVAATAIDNLLEICLLLQEHAVEILSVAFSLGIKSCLNTSNQIRKVMQTLVVQHGY from the exons ATGGACCGTAATAAAATGAATGCCTCGAATAGAGGTCAAAAAAAGGCGTTAATGGGAGGCGAACAACTATACGCCCTCGGCACAAAAGCTGTTCGGGATGACGCCAAATCGAAAATATTGCCAATCAAAGGTATGCCCGGCAGTTCTAATTCCAACGATCGAAAAAGAGAGGCTCCTACGGCACTTACCAGTCATGCCAGTAAACGATTTCGTGGGAATATCAAAGATGGTACTACTGACAtgacaccaacaacatcaaccAGCGGTGTGGCCCAATATGAGGTCTGGGAACAAGTAGCTGTTGACTGTGATTTGGCCACAGTGCTTGAAAGCATATACACGGCAATTGAACAGAATGACAATGAAGCGGTTGTTCGTTTCATTTGTGGCATTATTCGGCAAGCAACCTCTACGTCTCTTTCATCTAGACCAAAGGTGGACAATATTGCATATTTAACACTCTTGTACTTGGCAAAAGTGCATCCGAATTACTTCAACAATGATGTGGTCACGTATGCACTTTTATCGTTTTTGCGTCGTGAGTCAAATGTGAAAATGCGCTACAATGTCAATCTACACATAATTCTCACAAATCTGCTTACTCGAGGATATGCCGATGTATCGCAGTGGCCGGAGGTATTATTGCGCACTTATATTGATGATGCTGTCAATGAGCGCTTCTGGGCTGATAACGACTGTTGTGCACCGTTTGTGAAAAACATATGTGCGACTTTCGGCACACGGACTCCTCATTTAAGTCTGCTGCGATGGGATGCCAACACGACAGTTGCTTCAGGTCAGGCGCATCGAGACAACGTTACTGTCGACGACGATTCTGGTGACAATTCCACACAGAGTCTTGATGCTAGTCCGTATATGCAAGGCGATGTGGATCAAACAACCGATAACCTTTGCACAGTTAAACGGCGTTTTTCTGATACAACTGTGCAAAAATTGGTTAGCGATGCAATACGTGATCAACTGAACAAACGCCAGCAGCAGGATAATTACACACGCAACTTTCTCAAGTTTCTATGCACCACGTCGGGCATTGCTGAGGTGCGTTGTCTGAGCATCTCGCGACTCGAGTTATGGATACATAATGGCAAGCTTGTCAAATTCGCCCAGCAATTATTGTCATACATTTGCTTCAATATCAAAGGAAAAAGCACACAGGATAACGAAGTGCTGCTGGTCTTAATTAAAATGCGCCTGAAAACTAAACCGCTTATCAACCACTACATGTCATGTCTCAAGGAAATGATTCACCTACAGCCGGATATACTTAGCACTATCATGAAGTTGGTGGTTCAAAATGAGTTGTCCAACACCAGAAATCCTAACAACATGGGCATGCTAG CTACAATGTTTCAAACTTCGCCAGACCAGTCAGCCGTCAATTTGGCGGAAATATACCAGGAGTTCGTATTGCAGCGCGATGATTGCTTAAGGACATTACGTGTGTTCCTGCGGGAACTTGTGCGCATGCTGCGCTTCGATGTGAATCTTGTCAAGTTTTGTAAAACATTCTTAAGCGAACGCGACGAACTGAATCAACAAATCGAGCACTTTGAGTTTAAAGAGCGCATCTTTCACTCCATGGTCGATCTCGTATGTCTCTGCATGTTTCTATCGGCCACGCCGCAGGCACGCGAAGGCAGCTTATCGCTGAAGACTAATCGTGATGTAAAGAACAATCAAGCACTGATCAAGTTGTACAATCAAATGTCCCAAATTCAACTGGATGCCGTTTCATGGATGTACGAAACAgtaccaaatatttttaaaattcaaggCAATGAATACAATCAAGCGCTGCACAAGTTGCTATTGCTTGAAAATGCAGAGCAATATTCGCGGTGTGATCAATGGCCATCAGAGCCCGAAAGGGCGGCAATTTTGCGTATAATTTCAGAGACTCCTATTCACGAGGAAACGTTATTACGTATTATTTTGATAGGTATCACAAAGGATATTCCATTTTCCATCGCAAACACATTCGATATTTTGTTACTGGTGATAAAACGTGTATCGGGAATGAAAGCAACTGATTTCCCTGCGGTGCAGGCAAATAAATTCGACATTATCGATTTTCTATTTAGCATGTCGGAATATCATCATCCGGAAAATATTCGCTTGCCATCGGACTATGAGCCACCAAAGCTGGCAATCATGGCATTCTACTGGAAAGCTTGGTTAATACTTTTAATGATTTCTGCACACAATCCTTCATCTTTTGGTGCCTTTTGCTGGGACCATTATCCCACTATGAAAATGTTAATGGAAATTTGTATTACAAATCAATTTAACAATGTTGTCCCTCACAAGGATGAATTACAG ATAATTACTGTGGAAAGGGATCACATTCTTCAATTTGAAACCTACTTGGCAGCGCAAACCTCACCTCATGCGGTTATTACCGaggaaaatgcaattttaataacGCAGCTCATGCTAATGGATCCAATGGGAACACCTCGAAAAGTACCGAACTTGGTATTAGAACAACTAAAGTATCTCAATCAAACATTCAAGTTGGGACATCTATTCTGCCGTTGTCGGAAGCCAGATCTGTTGCTAGACATTATACAACGACAGGGCACAACACAATCGATGCCTTGGTTGTCCGATCTAGTCCAGAATAGCGAGGGAGACTTTAGCCATCTTCCCGTGCAGTGCTTGTGTGAATTTTTGCTCTTTAATGCGCATAACATTAACGAGGAGAATAGCCGCGATGCCGAGTTGGTTACCTTTAtcagaaatttaattatggaCTCAAACTATAACAACCACATTGTTTGTGAAGTACTCGACTATATATTTAGACGGTTGTCTTCAACTGTGAAGCAGTCGCGAGTAGCTGCATTAGCAGGTCTGAAGATTATCTTCAACAATTCGGGAAGATATGAGCACGAATGGTTATTGAAATCGATTCAACAAATTCCACACTTTATGGAGGCAAAAGCCTTTATTATTCCACAACTAAGAGCTGCCTGCCAAGTAGAAAATTGCCCCGATTTAATAATGGCATACATACAATTTATTACGGCTCATACGCTCAACGATCCGGTTAATGAAATGCTGGATCATGTCATCGATATGGCGCAGTTGATTGTCGAGAGAAGCACAATGTTCCAACACATCATCATCTCGCAAGAGGATTACGATTTGCAGCCCGATGAGAATCGTATACAAACATTAAAATGCctatttgttgtgtttaacAATTATATCATTAAGCTCCGAGAATTTCACGAGCCTTACGAATGGACCGAATATCCGGATTTGTTAATGGTTCAGTTTGATGATGGCGTCCAACTTCCGTTGCACATTAACATTATTCATGCCTTTATCATATTACTAACCTactccaacagcaacatgCCCGAGTCCATACCTATTCTGGATTATTGGTTTCCTCCCGGCAGACCAGCTCCTGTTGCCTTCCTTCCCAACATGCCGCAGGATCAAATTCAACTTTTACCAGATTGGCTAAAACTTAAGATGATTCGGTCTTCAGTTGATCGTCTGATTGATGCAGCTTTAAATGATTTGACGCCCGATCAAATTGTGCTCTTTGTGCAAAACTTTGGCACGCCTGTAAACTCCATGTCCAAGCTGTTAGCGATGCTGGATACGGCTGTCTTGGAACAGTTTGACTTGGTCAAGAATGCCATACTCAACAAGGCATATTTGGCGCAGCTAATTGAGATACAGCAAGCACGAGGCGCTAAAAATGGTCATTACACAGTACAAGCTCTGgatttgcattcgcattcgctaACTGTGCCCGATCTGCCCAAATTGAATACACAAACTCAGGAGAATCTGCTCATTACTGAATATCAACCGATCTCACCTGAACTTCCTAATAAGGCCGCAACATTCAGCGAGTTATCGGCAATACTTCTTGATAAAGCCGATCAGCGAGCAATTCCCAATAAGGAAACGCGTAAAGTAGTTCATAATATGCTAGACATTGCAGTCAGCCCGACGAAGCTGAATTCGGAAGTTCTACAGACCATACACAATGTCTTAGATCAGCCCGCTTGGGATCAACGCAAAGATAAGAAGCACAAATGCTCCATCAATGCCACACGAGACTCTTGCACGATATTAAGAACTTATTTCAGCTGTAAATTGGATCCAGACTTTTATCGTCTCACTGAGGGAACTTTCAATACAACAATACGATGTCgccaaaacaaaatacctAGTGTGAAAGACGACTTTTTAAATGAACTCTTCAACGATAGCTTATCCGCTATGCTGCAGAGCTCACAACAACTGCATTTTGCCAAATTCAAAGCAAAACATTCGCTTCCGGAAACCAAGAAAATCGTTAGAGAAATGATGCGTGGATTTGAGTATCCGATGGGGGAAAGCAACTCCAACCTTAACGAGCAAGgacaatattataaaattttcaaaaatggaCTATTTATTGACTGGCTCGCTGAGGCAGATCCTGAAATCGTTTCGACCAAGCTGTTTAAAGAGAAGTTCCTATTCTCTAAGTCATGCAGTGAATTTCGATTTTATCTTTTGTCACTGATTAACCATCAAACAAACTGGGATACCATTGAGGGCATAGCGCAGTCATTGTTTAAGGATTACAAAGATGACAAGGACTTCAGCACCGTGCTCAACTATTTCGAGGCATTGACAACAAATCCCAAACTTTGGAAAGGCAGAGACAAGTACATGTCTAAAAATGTACAACCAAATTCGTTTTTCAAATTGGATTCTAAGGAGCTGGAGCCATTTGTACACTTTATTCTGTTTGAGGGCATCTCAGAGTTGTCCACAGCtaattatgattttaaattatgttcaCGAATGACTTTACTTTTTAAGCTAACGGAAAAGCGCAAAGATCTAATGGTTAAAGTAGTAGAATATGTGGAGAAAAGTTCGGTTTCCGAGGCGCTTAAACATCAACTTCTGCAACAACTTTACATAATGTACCCTCGAATCAAGTTCTTGAAGTCCTGCAACGCCGTCGGACAAACGCACAAATTGCAGAGCTTAAAAGGCTGTCAATTTGATAAgatatcaaataatttaatcacCTGCTTGGGTAGCCTCACTGCAAAAAAAGACTTTGAAACACTTTCAACGGATACGGAACTTTTACTGCGCAAACTGGCAGCGTCGCATCCTTTACTATTCCTGCGGCATTTAGGAGTTTTGTCGTCCATTATGCAGGGGAGAGCACAAAATAGCATGAAAGCTTTGAGAGAGGAGCATCATTTTCATCGTTTTGTCCAAATTCTGAGAACATTGGAGCTCTTACAACCAACTATATACGAAGATACATATAAGAACGAGATTCAAACGACGCTTACATGCTACTTTACCTTTTTTAAACATCACAGTTCGGTAAAGGAAGCATGCCAGATGTTGGCCAAGTTTGTGCAAATTCTTCAGGCCTACATTAATTGCAATCCTTCAagtgctttgctttttattgagCAATATGTGGGCATTCTATCAGAGCTCTCTGTCAAGTATACATCAATGATTGAGTTGCAAACTTTGGTCCAATCAGTTGCATTACTGCAACATAAGTCGAATAATTCCTCAGAGCTTGATGACGAGGACGTCAAATTTGAATACGAACTGGATGGGCATGCAGATACGAAACCCAAAGCAGTGGTTAGTGAATTGGATTCCATGGAGGGTAATCTAAATGCCCAGGAAGTTGTTGGCCGCGGCTCCTTTTCAGTGCTTACTTTGGGCTCCTATAACAAAGCAAACTTTAGCGATGTCTCGCCTCATTTTCTAGACTTGATTAAAGTCATCAAGCAGTCACATATCGAAGATGTGATCCTGGGACCTTTACAAGAAATGGAATGCTTAACATCGAAACGTTTTGTCTTCATCAATGAGCTCTTCGAACGACTTTTGGATTTAATTTTCTCGCCCAGCGCCCAAATACGTTCTATTgcctttattattttaatacgACATCTTAAGCATAATCCGGGTAATTCCGATATCAACCAGTGCACCTTGAATGCATATATCCAATGTTTAAGGGATGAGAATTCTTCAGTGGCCGCTACTGCCATAGATAACTTGTTGGagatttgtttattgttgcaGGAGCACGCTGTTGAAATTTTGTCCGTTGCTTTCTCTCTCGGCATCAAATCATGCCTTAATACCAGCAATCAAATCCGTAAAGTCATGCAGACACTGGTGGTACAACACGGTTATTAA